The Hymenobacter oligotrophus genome has a window encoding:
- a CDS encoding M23 family metallopeptidase codes for MLKNSLLSTWLLAGPAMLLLASAAPSACTTDTDKGDKPAAAQTAAAPPDSVSVPKDYFLFPIKPGKPNLLAASMGELRPNHFHGGLDIKTDGVVGLPVYASADGYISRLKQSSFGYGNVLYITHPNGLVTVYGHLNQFKGPVAQELLKRQYEKQTYELELFFKPGEFEVKRGDVVALSGNTGGSAGPHLHWEVRDAKDTQLNPLQWGGFAEIQDHIPPTAVMTAVEPLSINSRVQGRFEKRLFAPTGTITAGFAVADTIPVSGTVGLLLQGFDRFDNAWNKNGIQRVEVRVNGEPHYTHAINGVGFPDETRQVNHHTDYEYMMTTRRTMEKLWVDEGNTLPIYQTGPSKGRLRTEPGKVYTIEMRLSDSYGNSTPLRMVLRGVASEYWQTRSAAVRKPTLRYDVLRNILRVTADDTARQAPNLTLLRGNRQLQLKPSYTDQSRTVYLYDLRAGLPDSMRFPGIRLAQRFDRVAAIPAQTEQLFSNQYLNIAFGPNTLFDTLYLQTSYKNGLWTVQNPRTPLLAPIRVTLKPEVPVADKRRSAVYLIRGNGRIYQGAKWEDEAVSFSTKILGQYRILADTTAPSARLVSKGYGGLVFKVGDDLSGLASYRLEINGQFKRLRFEHKNATLFTEREDTLGPPLRGTARLHITDQAGNEKTLTFQL; via the coding sequence TTCGGTACCGAAGGATTACTTCCTGTTTCCCATCAAGCCCGGCAAGCCCAACTTGCTGGCCGCCAGCATGGGCGAGCTGCGCCCCAATCACTTTCACGGCGGGCTCGACATCAAAACCGACGGCGTGGTGGGCTTGCCCGTGTACGCCTCGGCCGATGGCTACATTTCGCGTCTGAAGCAGTCGTCGTTCGGCTACGGCAACGTGCTCTACATCACCCACCCCAACGGGCTGGTAACGGTGTACGGCCACCTCAATCAGTTTAAAGGCCCGGTGGCGCAAGAGCTGCTCAAGCGCCAGTACGAAAAGCAGACCTACGAGCTGGAGCTGTTTTTTAAGCCCGGCGAGTTTGAGGTGAAGCGCGGCGACGTGGTGGCCCTGTCGGGCAACACCGGGGGCTCGGCGGGCCCGCACCTGCACTGGGAGGTGCGCGACGCCAAAGACACGCAGCTGAACCCGCTGCAGTGGGGTGGCTTTGCCGAAATTCAGGACCACATACCGCCCACCGCCGTGATGACGGCCGTGGAGCCGCTCAGCATTAATAGCCGCGTGCAGGGCCGCTTCGAGAAGCGGTTGTTTGCCCCCACCGGCACCATCACCGCGGGTTTTGCCGTGGCCGATACCATTCCGGTGTCGGGCACGGTGGGGCTGCTGCTGCAGGGCTTCGACCGGTTCGACAACGCCTGGAACAAAAACGGCATTCAGCGGGTGGAGGTGCGCGTGAACGGAGAGCCGCACTACACGCACGCCATCAACGGCGTGGGCTTCCCCGACGAAACCCGGCAGGTAAACCACCACACCGACTACGAGTACATGATGACGACCCGTAGAACGATGGAAAAGCTGTGGGTCGACGAAGGCAACACCCTGCCCATTTATCAAACCGGCCCCAGCAAAGGCCGCCTGCGCACCGAGCCCGGCAAGGTTTATACCATTGAAATGCGCCTTTCCGACTCGTACGGCAACTCCACGCCTTTGCGCATGGTGCTGCGCGGCGTAGCATCCGAGTACTGGCAAACGCGCTCGGCCGCGGTGCGCAAGCCCACCTTGCGCTACGATGTGCTGCGCAACATTTTGCGCGTAACCGCCGACGACACCGCCCGCCAGGCGCCCAACCTAACGCTGCTGCGCGGCAACCGCCAGCTGCAGCTGAAGCCGAGCTACACCGACCAAAGCCGCACGGTGTACCTCTACGATTTGCGCGCCGGCCTGCCCGATTCCATGCGTTTTCCGGGTATTCGGCTGGCGCAGCGCTTCGATCGGGTAGCGGCCATACCGGCCCAAACCGAGCAGCTGTTCTCGAACCAGTACCTAAACATCGCCTTCGGCCCCAACACGCTGTTCGACACGCTGTACCTGCAAACCAGCTACAAAAACGGCCTCTGGACGGTGCAAAACCCACGTACGCCGCTGTTGGCGCCCATTCGCGTAACGCTAAAGCCCGAAGTACCCGTGGCCGATAAGCGTCGCTCGGCGGTGTACCTCATCCGCGGCAACGGGCGCATTTACCAAGGCGCCAAGTGGGAGGACGAAGCCGTTTCCTTCTCCACCAAAATCCTAGGTCAGTACCGCATCCTGGCCGATACCACGGCCCCGTCGGCCAGGCTGGTGAGCAAGGGCTACGGCGGGCTGGTGTTCAAAGTAGGCGACGACCTCTCGGGCCTGGCCAGCTACCGCCTCGAAATCAACGGGCAGTTTAAGCGGCTGCGCTTCGAGCACAAAAACGCCACCCTGTTTACGGAGCGCGAAGACACCCTAGGTCCGCCTTTGCGCGGCACCGCCCGCCTGCACATCACCGATCAGGCCGGCAACGAAAAGACCCTCACTTTTCAGCTTTAA